The window GTGAGACCCAAGCGCGCCGGCTGGGCGAGTTCTTTGCCGCGCGGCAGCTGAAGTTTGATGCCGTGTATTCCGGTCCGGCCGAGCGACAAAAGCGAACGGCGTCAATTGTTGCCGAAGCGATGGGGGCCGCCGGCTCGCCCTGCCCGGCGCCGACGATCATCGAGGGACTCAACGAGCACGGCGGCGACAAACTGCTGAGCAAGCCGCACATGCAGATGGTCTTAGAAAAGTATCCAGAGCTTAGCGTGTTGGAGCAGGCATTTCGGCGGGCTCGCGAGCCGGAAGACGTGCAACGGAGCTTTCAGAAATTGTTCGAGGCGGCCGTGCTGGTTTGGACTCGTGGAGAGATCAGTCCGCCGGGAATGGAGCTTTGGGACGAATTTCATAGCCGTGCGCGGCGGGCGTTCGATTCGATCATCTCGCATCCGGAACGAGGCAAAACGACGCTGGCCGTTTCGTCGGTGGGACCAATCTCGGTGGCGGTGCAGATGGCGCTTGGCACGTCGATTCCCGTCAGCCTTGATCTCGGCTGGCGGCTGCGAAATGCCTCCGTGACGACGTTCCTCTACAACCCCGGGCGGTTCAACCTCGACGGTTTTAATTCACTCGCGCATCTGGCAGATCCGGACGAGATAACGTACCGTTAAGTGCGATTGCGTTGCGTCGGCCGTTCGGCACCCGATGACCTCTGGCGGGAGTTCTCATGGACTTCTCAATTCCGCAACCGCTCCAAGAAACACTGAGATCCGTCCGCAAGTTCTTGATTGAGGAAGTCTATCCTCTCGAGCGCGATCTGCTGTCGCGCCCGTTTCGCGAGCTGTTACCGGCACTCCACGCCAAGCGCGAGAAAGTTCGCGAGATGGGGCTGCTTACGCCGCAGATCGGCAAAGAGCAGGGCGGGTCCGGACTGAAGTTCATGGAGCACGCGCTCTTGAGCGAAGAGCTGGGGCGCACTCCGCTCGGACATTTCGTCTTTAACTGCCAGGCTCCCGATGCCGGCAATATGGAAATCCTGCAGGAGTTCGGCACGCCCGAACAAAAGGAGACGTGGCTCAAGCCGCTCGTCGCCGGCAAGATTCGCAGTTGTTTTTCGATGACCGAGCCTGGCTACCCCGGCTCGAATCCCGTTTGGATGAATACGACGGCTGTGGTCGAGGGCGATTCGTATGTGATCAACGGTCGCAAATGGTTCACCTCGTCGGCCGATGGCGCCCGGTTCGCGATCGCGATGGTGGTCACCGATCCCAAGGCCGACCCGCACGCTCGGGCCAGCCAGATCATCGTTCCCAGCGACACGCCCGGTTTCAAAATCGTGCGCAACATTTCAGTAATGGGGCACTCGGGAGAGGACTGGCCCAGTCACAGCGAAGTATCGTACGAAAACGTCCGCGTGCCGAAAAAGAACCTGCTCGGCCGCGAAGGGGCAGGTTTCGAGATCGCGCAGGCGCGGCTGGGGCCGGGGCGGATTCATCATTGCATGCGGTGGATGGGGATCTGCGAGCGATCGTTCGATTTGTTATGCGAACGGGCCGCCCGTCGGGACCTCGCTCCGGGCGACAAGCTCGGGACTCGGCAGACGATTCAGAATTGGATCGCTGAAAGTCGTGCCGAAATCAACGCCGCGCGCCTGATGGTTCTCAAGGCGGCTTGGACAATCGATCGGGAAGGGACAAAAGCGGCTCGCGACGAGATTTCGCTGATCAAGT is drawn from Pirellulales bacterium and contains these coding sequences:
- a CDS encoding histidine phosphatase family protein — translated: WAPRREEYEARGFRRILGPDGRRRERPVSLLYLVRHGQASFFEENYDRLSQLGETQARRLGEFFAARQLKFDAVYSGPAERQKRTASIVAEAMGAAGSPCPAPTIIEGLNEHGGDKLLSKPHMQMVLEKYPELSVLEQAFRRAREPEDVQRSFQKLFEAAVLVWTRGEISPPGMELWDEFHSRARRAFDSIISHPERGKTTLAVSSVGPISVAVQMALGTSIPVSLDLGWRLRNASVTTFLYNPGRFNLDGFNSLAHLADPDEITYR
- a CDS encoding acyl-CoA dehydrogenase family protein — translated: MDFSIPQPLQETLRSVRKFLIEEVYPLERDLLSRPFRELLPALHAKREKVREMGLLTPQIGKEQGGSGLKFMEHALLSEELGRTPLGHFVFNCQAPDAGNMEILQEFGTPEQKETWLKPLVAGKIRSCFSMTEPGYPGSNPVWMNTTAVVEGDSYVINGRKWFTSSADGARFAIAMVVTDPKADPHARASQIIVPSDTPGFKIVRNISVMGHSGEDWPSHSEVSYENVRVPKKNLLGREGAGFEIAQARLGPGRIHHCMRWMGICERSFDLLCERAARRDLAPGDKLGTRQTIQNWIAESRAEINAARLMVLKAAWTIDREGTKAARDEISLIKFFAADVLMKVIDRALQAHGALGMTDDTILAYYYRHERAARIYDGPDEVHKSVVSRRILRGYGLS